Proteins from one Geomonas agri genomic window:
- a CDS encoding metal ABC transporter permease, with the protein MNLNEMLSYGFMQRALIGGSLIAILCSVLGVFLVLRRLSLIGDGLAHVTFGSVALALFFRLHSVYMTLSIIPVVLASAMGILKLAQKARIYGDAAIGMVSAIGIATGVLLASVAGGFNVDLFSYLFGNILSISSSELAIAAVLFFIVIAGVVMFYNELFASTFDEELAKSSGLNTDRINTVLVLLTALTVVLAMKVVGIMLISALLILPAVSALQIAKGFKTAIVSAAGIGVATVICGISFSFVMNLPTGATIVLINFAVFLCAFAARTLLRHH; encoded by the coding sequence ATGAATCTGAACGAGATGCTCAGCTACGGCTTCATGCAGAGGGCACTTATCGGCGGGTCGCTGATCGCTATCCTCTGCTCGGTACTCGGGGTGTTCCTGGTGCTGCGCAGGCTTTCGCTGATCGGCGACGGCCTGGCCCACGTCACCTTCGGCAGCGTAGCGCTCGCGCTCTTTTTCCGGCTGCACTCGGTCTACATGACCCTCTCCATCATCCCGGTGGTGCTTGCTTCGGCCATGGGCATCCTCAAGCTTGCCCAGAAGGCGAGGATCTACGGCGACGCCGCCATCGGCATGGTATCTGCCATCGGCATTGCGACCGGTGTCCTCCTGGCCAGCGTCGCCGGCGGCTTCAACGTCGACCTCTTCAGCTACCTCTTCGGCAACATCCTTTCCATCAGTTCCAGCGAGCTCGCCATCGCAGCAGTACTCTTCTTCATCGTCATCGCCGGCGTGGTCATGTTCTACAACGAGCTCTTCGCCAGCACCTTCGACGAGGAACTGGCCAAGAGTTCCGGTCTCAACACGGACCGCATCAACACGGTGCTGGTGCTCTTGACCGCCCTGACCGTGGTGCTGGCCATGAAGGTGGTGGGCATCATGCTGATCTCGGCGCTCCTCATCCTACCGGCCGTCTCGGCCCTTCAGATTGCCAAGGGGTTCAAGACCGCTATCGTGTCCGCGGCCGGGATCGGCGTTGCAACCGTCATCTGCGGCATCTCTTTCTCCTTCGTAATGAACCTCCCCACCGGCGCCACCATCGTGCTGATCAACTTCGCGG